The following DNA comes from Mucisphaera calidilacus.
GAGTTACAAGCAGGATCAGCTGCCGCGGTATCACGCACGGGATGTTGCGGTGCGTCGTGCGCACATGGCGGGCGCGCTGGTGGTGCTGGGGTCGGCGACGCCCAGTCTGGAGTCGTTGCACAACGCGCGGGTGCGTCCGAGTTACGAGCGTTTGCGATTGACGGAGCGTCCGGCGGGGATGCGGATGCCGAGGTGCGAGGTGGTGGATCTGATCGAGGAGCGTCGGAGTCGGCGAGGGATTCACCTGATCAGCCAGCGTCTGGAGACGGAGCTGAGGCTGCTGATTGAGGGCGCGGGTGGGGTGCGGGGGCAGGCGATTCTGTTGTTGAACCGGCGTGGGTATGCGAGTCACATCGCGTGTCCGGATCATGGTTGCGGGTGGGTGAAGACGTGTGATCATTGTGATGCGACGCTGGTGTTTCACCGTCAGGATGCGTTGCCACGCGGGGGTGTGGCGCGTTGTCATCACTGCGGGGCGGAGCAGCTGGTGCCTGAGACGTGCCCGGACTGCGGCAAGCGTGTGACGCTGTTCGGTTGGGGGACGCAGCGTGTGGAGGACGAGCTGGAGCAGAAGATTCCCGGCGTGCGGATGATCCGGATGGACTCGGACACGATGCGTGCGCACGGTGATTACGTGGCGGCGTTGGAGCGTTTTGGTCGCGGGGAGGCGGACCTGCTGCTGGGGACGCAGCTGGTGGCCAAGGGTCTGGACTTTCCCAACGTGCGGCTGGTGGGGGTGGTGTCGGCGGACACGGGTCTGCATCTGCCTGACTTTCGTGCGGCGGAGCGGACGTTTCAGCTGATTGCGCAGGTGTCGGGGCGTGCGGGTCGTGGGGCGGAGCCGGGGCGAGTGATTGTGCAGACTCTGAACCCGGATGATCCGACGCTGGGGATGGCGATGGCGTCGGACTACGAGGGTTTTGCGGAGCGAGAGCTGGAGCTGCGGGGGAAGCTGGGGTTGCCGCCTGTGGCTCGGATGGCGCGGCTCGTGGTGCGACATCGTGATCTGGCGCAGTGTGTGCGACTGGCGACGGAACTGACTCAGGCGCTGGAGGCGACGCAGCAGCGTCTGGGTCTGGACGTTCGGATCCGGGGTCCGATGGTTCCGCCGATCGCGCGGCTGGCGGATCATCATCGTCAGCAGATCGAGGTGCTGGGTTCGGCGGACGGGTCGGCGGAGGGTTTGCAGCGTGTGATGACGGCGCTGCGGAACCAGGGGCGGTTGATATCGAACACCACGCTGGCGGTGGATGTGGATCCGGTGGCGTTGTTGTAGGGGTTGTGCTTCGGGTTAGTTGTCGTCGTTGGGGTCGGCTTCGCCGAAGAGCGCGCGTCCGATGCGTATGACGTTGGCGCCTTCTTCGATGGCGATTTCGAAGTCGTTGGACATGCCCATGGAGAGGACGGTGAAGTCGTTGCCGCCGATGCGTTCGGATCGGATGTCGTGGTAGACGGAGGCGGCTCGCGAGAAGACGGAGCGTGTCTCGTCGCTGTTTTCGGTGAAGGGTGCCATGCACATGATGCCTCGGAGTCGGAGGTGCATCATGGTGTCGATCTGTTCGGCGACGTGGATGGCCGCGGGGGCTGCGACGCCGTGCTTGGAGACCTCGCCTGAGACGTTGACCTGCATGAGGATGTCGATGACCTGGTCGGTGCGTGCGCCGAAGGCGTGGAGTTCTTCGGCGAGTCGGAGGCTGTCGACGCCATGGATGAGGTCGACCACGGGGACGACCTGTTTGACCTTGTTGCGTTGGAGGTGCCCGATCATGTGCCAGCGGACGCGTTCGGGGACGGGGTGGGCTTCGCCCTCGACGGCGTTGCCGAGGGACCGTCGTCTCGAGAGGTATTCTTCGAGTTGCGCGGCGCGTTGTGTGAGTTGCTGAACACGGTTTTCGCCGAGGTCGGTGTGTCCGAGGTCGACGAGGGTGCGGATCTGGTCGGGGCTGGCGTTCTTGGTGACGGCGACCATGAGAACGTCTTCGGGCCGCCGTCCGCTTCTGATGGCGGCGTTGGCGACGCGTTCGGAGACTCTTTGATAGCTCTGCCGGACTTCAGCCGGTCCGACCAGGTGCTCTGTAGACATGTGTAAAGCGTAGACCGCGCGGGCTGGCGCTGCAAGGGGGAATCGTGATCATGCGGCCTGATCGGGGCTGGCGGATGTTTTGGGGGTGTTGGGTCGTGTGGACATGCGTTGTTGCTGGAGTTGCTGCCGTCGTTCGCGGAGCTGGAGCCAGGCGCGGTGTCGTCGTCGCCAGCGGAGCGCGAGGTAGGTGCAGGTGGTGAGTGCGACGATGGCGAGGATGATCTGTCCTTCGAGGATCCAGACGCGTACCTGCTCGATCTGCTCGGCGAAGTAGAAGCTGAGCCAGAAGACGGCGGTGGCGGAGACGGTGGCGGCGGTGGCGTCGAAGAGGATGAATTTCCAGTAGGGGACTTTGAGGGCGCCGGCGGCGAACATGACGGGTGCGCGGACGCCTGGGATGAATCGTCCGACGAAGATGAACTTGCCGCCGTGCTGTTCGAGGTTTCGCTCGTACTTGGCGACGCGTTCGTCGGTGAGGAATCGGTTGAGGAGCGGGAGTCTGGGGACGTGGTGTCCGCAGGTTCGTCCGAGCCAGAAGAGGACGCCGTCGGCGGTCATGATGGCGGCGAAGCAGACGAGGAAGAGGGGGAGCGGCTGGGCGTAGTCGTGTCCTGCGAGGTATCCACCAATAAAGAGCGGGAGGTCTTCGGGTATGGGCAGACCGAAACCGCTGGCCAGCAGGACTGCGGCGAGGACGATGTAGGGTGCGTTCGCGGCGAGCTGTTCGAGCCAGGCTTCCATAGGCGGGACTAACAGTTTACCGATGGCCGGGGTGTCGGCTAACGAATCTTCCTGGGTGTTTTAGGGAAGTCGTCAGGCGGGGTCCTGGGCGGTGCTGACGTGTGCCTGTATCCATGCCTGCGCGGTGGCGTGGTCGTGGATACGGCCTTCGAGCTGCTCATCGTAAGCGATTTCGAGGAGTTTTCCGACCTCGGGCCCGGGTCTCATGCCGGCTTCGAGGATGTCTTCGCCTCGGACAAGCGGTTCGGGAGCGACGCCCTGGGCGGTGAGGGTTGGCAGGTCGTCGGCGATGGGCTGTGTGGCGGCGGTGTCGTCGATGGCGTTGAG
Coding sequences within:
- the priA gene encoding replication restart helicase PriA produces the protein MSKSLFGQDESGRSAEGGGSYVRVAIEQGVDVTADGLTYAVPEGMSVGVGQRVRVPLGRGNARAAGVVLACTSEAGDLDPAKIKPILEVDVSAPALPGDLIELARWIARYYVCPLGMVFGSITPSAVSKGVGSTTRVEVRLAGEVSGKLPRVQRALVEAAGADGGWVERRVLAERAGAKTLGPVAKLVEAGVFEVRRVDAIVADPVAVAEAASTERLVLTDEQRLALERLIAMGEGGFGVGLLHGVTGSGKTEVYLRLIEHLRGQDPGAGVIVLVPEIALTPQTVGRFQARFSDVAVLHSGLTQAQRNAQWHRVRSGEATVVVGARSAVFAPLARLGLVIVDEEHDGSYKQDQLPRYHARDVAVRRAHMAGALVVLGSATPSLESLHNARVRPSYERLRLTERPAGMRMPRCEVVDLIEERRSRRGIHLISQRLETELRLLIEGAGGVRGQAILLLNRRGYASHIACPDHGCGWVKTCDHCDATLVFHRQDALPRGGVARCHHCGAEQLVPETCPDCGKRVTLFGWGTQRVEDELEQKIPGVRMIRMDSDTMRAHGDYVAALERFGRGEADLLLGTQLVAKGLDFPNVRLVGVVSADTGLHLPDFRAAERTFQLIAQVSGRAGRGAEPGRVIVQTLNPDDPTLGMAMASDYEGFAERELELRGKLGLPPVARMARLVVRHRDLAQCVRLATELTQALEATQQRLGLDVRIRGPMVPPIARLADHHRQQIEVLGSADGSAEGLQRVMTALRNQGRLISNTTLAVDVDPVALL
- a CDS encoding YggS family pyridoxal phosphate-dependent enzyme: MSTEHLVGPAEVRQSYQRVSERVANAAIRSGRRPEDVLMVAVTKNASPDQIRTLVDLGHTDLGENRVQQLTQRAAQLEEYLSRRRSLGNAVEGEAHPVPERVRWHMIGHLQRNKVKQVVPVVDLIHGVDSLRLAEELHAFGARTDQVIDILMQVNVSGEVSKHGVAAPAAIHVAEQIDTMMHLRLRGIMCMAPFTENSDETRSVFSRAASVYHDIRSERIGGNDFTVLSMGMSNDFEIAIEEGANVIRIGRALFGEADPNDDN
- a CDS encoding DedA family protein, with product MEAWLEQLAANAPYIVLAAVLLASGFGLPIPEDLPLFIGGYLAGHDYAQPLPLFLVCFAAIMTADGVLFWLGRTCGHHVPRLPLLNRFLTDERVAKYERNLEQHGGKFIFVGRFIPGVRAPVMFAAGALKVPYWKFILFDATAATVSATAVFWLSFYFAEQIEQVRVWILEGQIILAIVALTTCTYLALRWRRRHRAWLQLRERRQQLQQQRMSTRPNTPKTSASPDQAA